A window of the Miscanthus floridulus cultivar M001 chromosome 14, ASM1932011v1, whole genome shotgun sequence genome harbors these coding sequences:
- the LOC136504587 gene encoding CBS domain-containing protein CBSCBSPB3-like isoform X1, whose product MSSATSAAPPGRRTRSRPPSASSRKSDDPSVAAAAAAANGNGNGKAASKPASPHQLTGERTVKKLRLSKALTISEGTTVSDACRRMASRRVDAVLLTDAHGLLSGIVTDKDIATRVIAEGLRVEQTIISKIMTRNPIYVMSDTPAIEALQKMVQGKFRHLPVVENGEVIAMLDIAKCLYDAISRLEKAAEQGSAIAAAVEGVERQLGGNFSVPSALIETLRERMFKPSLSTIVTENTKVAIVSPTDPVCVAAQKMREFRVNSVVVTTGNTLQGIFTSKDILMHVVSQNISPELTLVEKVMTANPDCATLETTILDALHIMHDGKFLHIPVIDKDGQIAACLDVLQLTHATIQLVEGGNGTVNDVANSVMQRFWDSALALEPPDEEFDSRSEVSLLLQSEAGDGKSSVYPPVIGNSFSFKLQDRKGRVHRFTCGSESLDELVSSVRQRLSIADEKEAVQLLYEDDEGDRVLLTTDADLAGAVLHAKSSGLKVLKLHIEDPSLYTEVTKPSQELAPPLCSSGISLVHVGLMAGVVALSGAAVIVYLKRSQL is encoded by the exons ATGAGCTCAGCCACTTCCGCGGCGCCGCCTGGCCGCCGTACTAGGAGCCGCCCGCCATCAGCTTCTTCTCGCAAGTCTGACGACCCCTCggtcgccgcggccgccgccgccgccaacgggAATGGGAACGGGAAGGCCGCATCCAAGCCCGCCTCCCCCCACCAGCTCAC GGGGGAGAGGACAGTGAAGAAGCTGCGGCTGTCCAAGGCACTGACGATATCGGAGGGGACGACGGTGTCGGATGCGTGCCGGCGGATGGCGTCGAGGCGGGTCGATGCCGTGCTGCTCACCGACGCCCATGGCCTCCTCTCCGGCATAGTTACCGACAAG GATATAGCTACAAGGGTGATTGCTGAGGGGCTTAGGGTGGAGCAAACCATCATTTCCAAAATCATGACACGGAATCCTATTTATGTGATGTCTGACACACCTGCCATTGAGGCTTTGCAGAAGATGGTTCAAG GGAAATTTAGACACCTTCCTGTTGTGGAGAATGGTGAGGTTATTGCTATGCTGGACATTGCAAAATGCCTTTATGACGCAATATCAAGACTGGAAAAGGCTGCAGAACAAGGAAGTGCAATAGCAGCTGCTGTTGAAGGGGTCGAACGTCAATTAGGAGGCAACTTTTCAG TTCCTTCTGCTCTCATTGAAACTCTAAGGGAGAGGATGTTCAAACCTTCTTTGTCAACCATCGTTACAGAGAATACAAA AGTAGCAATTGTTTCGCCTACAGATCCTGTGTGTGTAGCAGCACAAAAAATGCGAGAGTTTCGGGTTAATTCAGTGGTTGTCACTACAGGAAACACATTGCAGGGGATCTTTAC CTCAAAAGATATACTTATGCATGTTGTGTCACAAAATATTTCCCCTGAGTTGACTCTAGTAGAAAAG GTGATGACTGCCAACCCAGATTGTGCCACGTTAGAAACAACAATTCTCGATGCATTACATATAATGCATGATGGCAAATTCTTGCATATTCCTGTTATTGACAAAG ATGGACAGATTGCTGCTTGCCTGGATGTCCTGCAACTTACCCATGCAACTATTCAATTG GTTGAAGGAGGGAATGGAACTGTGAATGATGTCGCAAACTCGGTAATGCAGAGGTTCTGGGACTCTGCTCTTGCATTGGAGCCTCCAGATGAGGAATTCGATAGCCGTAG CGAGGTATCCTTACTCCTGCAGTCAGAGGCTGGAGATGGAAAGAGTAGTGTTTATCCCCCTGTGATTGGCAATTCATTTTCCTTTAAGCTTCAAGATCGAAAAGGCCGTGTGCACAGATTCACTTGTG GCTCAGAGAGCTTGGATGAGCTTGTGTCTTCTGTAAGACAAAGATTAAGTATTGCTGATGAAAAAGAAGCAGTGCAACTCTTG TATGAAGATGATGAAGGTGACCGAGTGCTGCTGACAACAGACGCCGATCTTGCTGGTGCAGTGCTGCATGCCAAATCATCTGGGTTGAAg GTGCTGAAGTTGCACATCGAAGATCCCAGTTTGTATACCGAAGTGACAAAACCGTCACAGGAGCTGGCACCACCTCTCTGCAGTAGTGGGATATCGCTGGTTCATGTTGGGTTAATGGCCGGTGTAGTGGCTCTCAGTGGCGCAGCAGTGATAGTTTACTTGAAAAGATCTCAGCTGTGA
- the LOC136504587 gene encoding CBS domain-containing protein CBSCBSPB3-like isoform X2, whose protein sequence is MGTGRPHPSPPPPTSSLKKLRLSKALTISEGTTVSDACRRMASRRVDAVLLTDAHGLLSGIVTDKDIATRVIAEGLRVEQTIISKIMTRNPIYVMSDTPAIEALQKMVQGKFRHLPVVENGEVIAMLDIAKCLYDAISRLEKAAEQGSAIAAAVEGVERQLGGNFSVPSALIETLRERMFKPSLSTIVTENTKVAIVSPTDPVCVAAQKMREFRVNSVVVTTGNTLQGIFTSKDILMHVVSQNISPELTLVEKVMTANPDCATLETTILDALHIMHDGKFLHIPVIDKDGQIAACLDVLQLTHATIQLVEGGNGTVNDVANSVMQRFWDSALALEPPDEEFDSRSEVSLLLQSEAGDGKSSVYPPVIGNSFSFKLQDRKGRVHRFTCGSESLDELVSSVRQRLSIADEKEAVQLLYEDDEGDRVLLTTDADLAGAVLHAKSSGLKVLKLHIEDPSLYTEVTKPSQELAPPLCSSGISLVHVGLMAGVVALSGAAVIVYLKRSQL, encoded by the exons ATGGGAACGGGAAGGCCGCATCCAAGCCCGCCTCCCCCCACCAGCTCAC TGAAGAAGCTGCGGCTGTCCAAGGCACTGACGATATCGGAGGGGACGACGGTGTCGGATGCGTGCCGGCGGATGGCGTCGAGGCGGGTCGATGCCGTGCTGCTCACCGACGCCCATGGCCTCCTCTCCGGCATAGTTACCGACAAG GATATAGCTACAAGGGTGATTGCTGAGGGGCTTAGGGTGGAGCAAACCATCATTTCCAAAATCATGACACGGAATCCTATTTATGTGATGTCTGACACACCTGCCATTGAGGCTTTGCAGAAGATGGTTCAAG GGAAATTTAGACACCTTCCTGTTGTGGAGAATGGTGAGGTTATTGCTATGCTGGACATTGCAAAATGCCTTTATGACGCAATATCAAGACTGGAAAAGGCTGCAGAACAAGGAAGTGCAATAGCAGCTGCTGTTGAAGGGGTCGAACGTCAATTAGGAGGCAACTTTTCAG TTCCTTCTGCTCTCATTGAAACTCTAAGGGAGAGGATGTTCAAACCTTCTTTGTCAACCATCGTTACAGAGAATACAAA AGTAGCAATTGTTTCGCCTACAGATCCTGTGTGTGTAGCAGCACAAAAAATGCGAGAGTTTCGGGTTAATTCAGTGGTTGTCACTACAGGAAACACATTGCAGGGGATCTTTAC CTCAAAAGATATACTTATGCATGTTGTGTCACAAAATATTTCCCCTGAGTTGACTCTAGTAGAAAAG GTGATGACTGCCAACCCAGATTGTGCCACGTTAGAAACAACAATTCTCGATGCATTACATATAATGCATGATGGCAAATTCTTGCATATTCCTGTTATTGACAAAG ATGGACAGATTGCTGCTTGCCTGGATGTCCTGCAACTTACCCATGCAACTATTCAATTG GTTGAAGGAGGGAATGGAACTGTGAATGATGTCGCAAACTCGGTAATGCAGAGGTTCTGGGACTCTGCTCTTGCATTGGAGCCTCCAGATGAGGAATTCGATAGCCGTAG CGAGGTATCCTTACTCCTGCAGTCAGAGGCTGGAGATGGAAAGAGTAGTGTTTATCCCCCTGTGATTGGCAATTCATTTTCCTTTAAGCTTCAAGATCGAAAAGGCCGTGTGCACAGATTCACTTGTG GCTCAGAGAGCTTGGATGAGCTTGTGTCTTCTGTAAGACAAAGATTAAGTATTGCTGATGAAAAAGAAGCAGTGCAACTCTTG TATGAAGATGATGAAGGTGACCGAGTGCTGCTGACAACAGACGCCGATCTTGCTGGTGCAGTGCTGCATGCCAAATCATCTGGGTTGAAg GTGCTGAAGTTGCACATCGAAGATCCCAGTTTGTATACCGAAGTGACAAAACCGTCACAGGAGCTGGCACCACCTCTCTGCAGTAGTGGGATATCGCTGGTTCATGTTGGGTTAATGGCCGGTGTAGTGGCTCTCAGTGGCGCAGCAGTGATAGTTTACTTGAAAAGATCTCAGCTGTGA